From the genome of Clavelina lepadiformis chromosome 2, kaClaLepa1.1, whole genome shotgun sequence:
cttgttttactgctgttgccagataccgcggattggttgcagccaactgcttcttatatggtgaactggttaaaatagtAGTTGCACCTCTTAGGCTTACTCTTTTTGCGAGTGTGAGCTGCTTTCGGCATAGGAAGCAGTTCAACAGGACTTATAATTGTGAAACTGGAATTTGCATCTTCAGGAGAGGACAGTTGGGATAACCTACATCTATTGGATGTGCAGGTAACGATTCAGGCATCTCGGGAAGACCAGCCGCATCTAAGCCAATATTTCTGCCATCACACAAGTCAATGCTAGTTGAACTAACATTAACGGAGTAAGATTCGGTGTTGGTTGGAACAGGATCAATATGGATCAGGATCAtaggtccactttacccccacCCCTTGGTTACTATTATTTTGACTGTTGGCCAAATTTTGGCTAGTTAGTAGGCCTAAGCGGAATAAACCTATGTAATGCGTACGTGATACAGTAAAACTCCTTTCTACCATTCAACCAAACTTCTACCTTatgcatgtaaaataaaatctaagttACAAAATATACCTTTGAATAGATCAGAGAGTACAAAAAATGAATTCCGTGCCTTTTCTTGCCTTTTTTTCCACGTAACCTCGAATAATGGCGTGTGCAACCACGTTATGTCATGCTTCACTAAACTTAGTGGTATCCGCGcggttaaaaaactttattaagaaaataagaggCGTGTGCCACTTTACCCCgttggtccgctttaccccacctTCCGCTATCCTTGCTATCTCTGCATGCAACCGAGAAAATTACTGGATCCAGAAGGAGTGGCCAATCCAGAATATAATGGAGGCAGGTTTGGCAAacaaaaagcacaaaaagGCATAATCGGCCGATAGGAAAACGCAATGAACCACAGAGCAAAATATGTGTTACAGTAATGTTAAAGGTATTACTTCACGGTTTTCAGAAGTATGTTTCCAAACTTTAAGTATGCAAAGTACAACACTACTGCAactacattttttgccaagtaggTATACCGGTACCATTACCGAccgtactttcaaagtacctaCCTCTGTATGCCTCCTTCCTCCTTTCTATAGTCGCAACAACTACCACAGAACATCCGTTTCGTTTAACTGTTGCGATTTTATGTAGTTCAAAACAAGCCTATTGTAAGGTGCCCATTGTTGACAACCAAACAATTTGCAAAGGTTCGTATATAAAGTTTAATTGAATCCATTGATATGCATTTGTAATAAGTGCGCGTTTACATCCTATTGACATTAAATCTTTGAGAAATTGCCAACGTGACTATCAGCATggtgaaaaaagaaattcaaagtTTGGTCTTATAAACCAGCAAAGCCGACAACTCTTGGGAGTAACAGGAACAgtagtaataaataaacaaataatctCTGTTTGGCAATATGACAGAACAATGTAAGGGCTTCTGGCGATCTTTTAAAATCTGTGCAGTAAGACCTGTTATATGCATCAATTAAATCTCCTTACAAATAATATAACTTTTTTAGGCTACATGTAAAGTTATTCACAAATTGTGGCTGATACTCATAAGAGTAGGCCTAAATCATCAGGAACAACTGTAGACAGGTTTAATAACAGTTTTGTGACTTTTAGCGGACATCACGAAACCAGTAGGACTTTCCTGTAAATTTCCTGTTTAGCGTCCTGTTAATCTCTAGCTTCATCAAAAACCAGTAATTTTTCTCATATAGAACctgttttaaaatcattttacgTATGCTAAGCCTTTTTGTACATGCAGTATTTAGGCTACTTTTTGCGGTGCATAGAGTAGGCCAGACACCAATGCGCATGCAAATTTATAGTATTTGTCTGTTGCCATCATTTAGCTGTGCATATAAATTTCGACTCTATAGGCCTACGTATTGGGCTTATAGTTATGCGGCAAAAGCTGACATGTTTTTCTGTAGAAAGAGGTTTCCGATACAGTGTCGTAACAATGTACTGTATCTCTTATAGAATAACCTTTACTCTGTAAAATATTGAGCAGCCTATGTGTTCATGAAAGCTGTCTGTCTGTTGTATATCAATGTATAATTGTCCAACAATCTATCATCATGTACGTTTTATTTTACTACAAAACTGCACAATATTGTAGAAACATCGTTCTCCCAAATTATATTACGCCGTCGGTACGAAGCTATAAAGCTATATCACTATgctacaaatgttttattggctaaaaacaataattaattcatgCTTGATATGTCATGCGGTGATTATAAGAAAGGTTTTCTAATTCTTATAACACAACGCATTTCATGCTTCGCACAAAGTTTCAAGATAAACACAAGGAACATACtaatattttcttattaacGGGCACTAACaaaagctgaaaaaaaaaacaaattaaaaaagttatatGTTGGATAAAATGTGGTTAATTTTTTAAGGAGAAGTCATAAAATTCTACTTGTCTAGCTCGGCCTGACATGACATGCGATCAATTACAATCAAAGATTACATGGTTCTATTACTATATTTGTGACACTGAggatgattttatttttttggctGAGTAAACGTTTGCTCGGTACTTCTTGCGTTTACACACCGACTCCCTTTTTCTTGTCTTTTATAGAACaacacatgcacattgcaatTATCATTCCCAAGATctgaagaaaaatgttttattattctGTAGTGTGCagaactttaaaataaatattttagctttttaaaaaaaagaaacaaacaattccATATTCTTCATAGAGCACACGATTAGCGGCAAGGTACGAGTGATGTAAGTTGTTGAATAGCTTTTAAATGCGTGTAGTATTAGTAGAGTGAGTGCAGTAGGAAAGGATGCCAGTTTTAATAAACTGTTAGTACACGACGATCGCATTTTTAAACGAATAAATTGGATTTAAAAGTTATGTTATCAGACTTTAACGTTTTACTTAACTCTAACACTTCTACAAATTCCTGAAGAAAACCGATTTTGTTGGGTAAACGTGAAAAAAAATGCACAATGTTAGGTGAATGTGTTTGAACAATTTGTAAGGTGATAGGCCATATTTAAAGTAATATGTCGATGGCATGCAGAAAACAgtcaaccaaccaaccaattaataaaatacaataaaaatcaattttggGCATCTGGGGAATATCATATGTTGGAACTTagtcgtttttgtttttgatggaACAGCATAAACACATGGATATAATCATTCCAAGAATCTACAGACGAATTTTAAATAATCAGCTAGTGACACACAACATGTCACTTCTATAATTACGTTTCTAAAACAAACTACATATTGATCAACGGTTATAGTTTGCTCATTTTCCTACCAATTGCAAGACTGTTGCCAACATttaaacttcaacaaaaaccTTGCAATGTAGAATAACCAGGTTTAAGATATTTTACACTTttacaataatataattaatgtcacaaaaacaaaaaagagtGCGGCAGTGTTTATAACACATGTTCCTAGTTAAGAAAATCTCGCAATATAAAGCCTAAAGTCGTCAAGATTGTTTAAAAATCGAGGCGATCGACCCCAAGAAATCTGGtaaatttactttacattGTGTCTGTAGTCTGTAGTGGTGATGTGGGCACGGATGCATACTTAGGCGaaaaactaatgtattgtgtaTAGCCTATAGTTCTTTGAGTTGCACACttcattattttgaaaaatgccGCATGATGGTCGGTAGTTAGGAACAACATAATTTCAAAAGTAAACCAATACTCACATTTAAGGTCGGTAGAATgtgtttttaacaatttaaaactCATCAAAGCTTACCTCAGCCAAGCCAACTGCCAAGCCAACTGCTCCGATTATTGTCAGATTTTCATATATGAAGTCATAATAAGCTTCGCTACATGGCTAGTaaatttatgaaatacatAATAGAATtcaattaaaagttaaagttaaaatctacaatcaaaaataaaagtatttaaGAAATCtagaaaacataattttgtgATATTTACAGTtgcataaacattttcagGTGTGTCAGTCCCAACACATTCTAGTGGCGTTTTGATGCAACTAGTCTCATCGTTTGAATCATCTGGTTCGCAATAGCAACCCATAGACCCTTCTGCACCAGCCCAGTCTTGGCAGCCTTGAGTAGCACCACAACATTTAAGCTATAAAAAGTGTTGAATTCGTTAACTATATTgatttatacaaaatatacGCATTATATTAAACCTCAAAGTTTTCAGCAGAGCAAACTAAAAATCAACATATGAGATGTAGCCTGATGACGTGCCCTGCACTCAAACGTTATTATGTAGAATTTCGTAATCATAATCTCACgtttttctgaaaacttgTTATAAAGTCGGGGTTATCAGCTTTCAAGGTGTTGTTCAAACTTGTATCGATAGCTTCTTGCAGCTAGATGCAAAGCAAGTTtaggaaattgaaaaattaaaaatgaagatATAGCCTTTAGTtcttttacaacaaataacaTCTTTCCCGGTTAGTACAACAAAAATGATAGTTATTTACACAAGCCGAAGGTTATccaaagcaaaagaaaaaaatatttcatgtgTTACATTAAATTTGTCTTACGCTTATTATAGAAAGGGAAAATTCAAATTaatcttaactaaaatattatttaacttGAACTTTCTCTGATATTAGAGCTTATGATAGAGATGGCTGACGAGATATGAGCTACTTACCGAATCATATGTGACAAATGCCCATACACCGATGCCAACTTCTAGGCCCAAAACCACAAACAACAAACCAAAGTactaaataatgaaaataattctGAATTAAATCTAAACTATCACGAGTGTTTATGTAAGTTACATGTTATAATACTTTTTTAATCCTccttatatttatttaattctGCTTAAATCCATATTATAGAgagtttaatattttattaatacaGTTAATTGTGTACTTACCGTTCCCAAAAGGCACGTGCTCTCTTTGATGGCACCGCAACAGCCAAAGAATCCGATAACCAACATACAGGATCCTGCCACAATTAGGACAATAGGACCTGCTCAATTACAAAGCACTGCCGTTGTAAACCATTGCATGTACTAAACTTTAACGGATAACAAATGCGGAATATACAGCATTTTGATAACATACGATGTTCCTGTTTGTGTCATGGTTGTAGCTTGTTTAGTTGAAGTTTAACGCAAAGTTACGTATGTTCGGTCGCAAACAAACAGGAACGTGCGGTTTAGGAAAGCAAGGAGACAGATCGTTCCCTGATGGATTCGAGAAACACAAGAAAAATCAGTCACTCAATCATTAAAAAACTATTCTTTAATGCCGTGCATAAAAAGTCTAATGtctaaacgtttcaattttaaacGATTGTTCATGTATAGGTAGGCTATATAAACAGATCGACTAACTTGTGAAGCTATTGActgcaaaatattgaaatacgAGCTGTGACACAGCTTACCGTTTACCAATTAATTATGATACGGTAGCAGTAGATGCACTTTGTATGGACCCGATGCTTATAATGCGTTCAAAGGTTTCGACGTCTCTGAAACCACCGAACCTGGACAGAATCAAGGGTACTATAACGGTAGTACAactgggaatcgaacccggttCACATTTTTACAAGCCAGGTGCTTTACCGCTCTGCCACCGAGccgaaaaatttgaattaaatggTTAAGCGTATTGAGCTTTACGATATCCCTATATGACGGATTAGTTCTTCAATTATAGCTTCAATTTTTTCACAATTATGCGCACTCGTTGTTTTCGTTTACGACATTTATGACTTGTTGTTGTCTTCTGTAATTTTGCTGCTTGTTTGAAAACGTTAAATCTGTCATAGTGTATATTGTATAAAGTGTCTTATACGCATTTCCAATACTAAAAAACGTATTCAACTTTtggtaaaatattgaaaaccaTAGTGGCCAGTGAGAATATGTAGAAATGTAAAACTATaatcaaacaaagcaaaattcaGCGCTGACCTACGGTAAGATCAACACCATCAATTTCCACAGTAGCCACTGTATCGCTTTCGACTTGGAGCCATATTCCAACCCCAAGAACTCCAGCTCCAGcaagctttaaaaaaattcatttctaTAAAGTGTGTATCTTTGTTAGCTAAAATAAATGTGAAAATACTTACCCAAAAGCAGAAGTTAAAAGCAAATAGAAGATATTTTGCAATAGAAAAACACATCTTTCATGCAGTGATCTTACAGTGAAACAGAAGAAAGTTATATATACACAAAAACGCAAAGTTGTATTAGCAGACAGTCTATAAGCTAGTTTTAAGTTTTCTGTCAACTGTTagattttttcattaatatttttgatgGTAAATGGACTATATCCGTCATATTGTCAGGATAATTGGATAACGATATTTGTATAACCGATATCCTAAAACAGATCTTCGCTATACCATAATTGTAAAATACGttgacaacaaagttgtcttctaaaacattttagtCCAAATTACAGCCTATATAGTAGGCTACAGCACTTTTTATAACTATTGAAGAAATTATAATTCATATTAAATAACCCTCTTTTCTGTTATTAACGAAACATTTTTAGCAAATAGcattcaaaataacatttttagcGCCAATAAATCTTCAGCATATCAGCTCAATTCAGCTAATGCTTAtctgataaaataatttttaataagtttttaaTCAATCTACAGATAAACCTAAAAtgcaagcaagcaagcaaatTATAATTTACCATGCCCACCACATCAGTACCATGTTTCTATCTTATTAACTTCATGTACCTTATATATATTACGTATACTTTTTACATCACTGATAGTGTTGCCAGGTAACTAGACAAGTACTGGGCATGTCTGATTTCTTTTTCTCATATATTGCTAACGAATTATTGACTTAAACAGTTAATAATTAACAAAGTTCTCGTAAACTATTTAGAACGCAATCTTGTTTGTCAATAATTTACAAACACCCTACAGGCTATAATTGCTGAGTATAAAACAAAGACGTTGCCCAATCACGTCTAAAACCTCAACCATGCTTTTAAACAGCGTTTTTCCATAACAGAATTTGCTACGTGTATTTGAATAATGGTATAGaacgtttaacaacaggctACTACAGTATGTGATGCAAGGATATGaacttttttaaagtttcttACATCCAAAATTTCCACGCTGATCCTTACaactgaaacaaaaagttCTCTATAATTGTTTCTGTGGTATGCTggagtacaacaaaaattgttaattaattataattaataattataatgaTAATTATCATCCAAGTTGGACTACGTTCaaataatttacattttgATGCATAACTGTATTGGGACAGGCTATAACATAGTTAAAGATATTTGGCAGAATATTAAAACTTACATTTAACATTCCCAAATTCAATTGATTTTTCGTAGTTAGTACCAAATTGTTTTTGCTAACAAAGGTTATAACACCACAATCCACATTGACTCTTCGTGTATAAAACTAACTATTGTATATGCAGTGCTAGCGTTGTGATGATGGTGCACTCGAAAACAAGGAGGCCACCAAACCCCAACCCATTGTTATACAGTAATTAATTTTACATAATTAAGTATCGTGTTTTGCACTTACTTGCTTTGTAACCTATAAACAGTCCGAGCccacatatttttatttattcagaACTGTTGAATGTTTAAACgcttttcaatttcaatttgaaaattaagGCATCAAGTAGGTTGTGGGTTCCATTAATGATCAAATCTTATATTGTATCGGTAATATCACATCACTTAGTCTCTACGTTTAAAAATGCTGTGGTTGTAATGACGACAAAGAGAGAAAGAGTCAATAGCACATAGGGCCACAAAATAGTCGTGTTTTTGATTATACAATGGCTCGCATTGACCGAAATTGAGTTTTCCTGTGTTGACCTGATCGGTTCTGGTTGACCAGAGTTGACTTTACCAAAGACGTTGAGTTGTACACCTTACATGAGTAACTAACCACAGAATTATAATAATGTACTAGTTTTTGGACAATGGTAAAACACGAACCCCCACTTACATGCTCACTTAGAGGCTATACCAACGCAAATAACAAACCATCTCGTGCGTGAAGAgcaaagtaaatattttttcattgaaGAGAAACTTTTCGTGGTATTTATGAGTTACATGGTCTCATTTTGTTCCGAGCTGCAATACTGTTTACCGGGTTGGGATGTGACGTGGGTTTGCGCAAACGCTTATTTTAGATCTGTGACGTGATCACCCGGCATCCTTTCTCATATAATATTTAGGTTTTTTATATTGCGTCAGTTGATACGCAGGACTAATAATCACGCGCTCAGGCCAACGACCGAAACGTAATTGCCTCCGAGATGCTGGTCACGAGTGCGTAGGTAAATATTTCTTAACCTGTCACGGGATCCTATGTTTGCTTAACAAAGTACAGCCAACACGGCGATAGGCAGATGCCTGCTTTTATTTTAGCTACTGATTGGTTTATGCTGAAATACTGCCAAATTAGTTACTCCATATTACAGTATACGTTAATGCCATAATAATTTCGCTACTATAGATCTATATTCTATAACATTCTAATGATATGATGGTTAATGAAATAATGACATTCATTTATGACatataaatttcaaatttcctTTGTTACGTATGAAAACCACATGCAGAAATATGAAACTTAATAACACTGTTCTTTGTATAAAGAAACAGTCATACAACAATGAGAATCGGCTGATATATAACACATAAAGATACACATACTGCATATAGAAATACAAGCagaatatgtttttgttgtccTTCTTTCTATGTTATAAGGTTCATAGCTGTTTTTATGGAAATAACGGTTGCAACCTGCACTtgaatttgtaatttttaaaaaataaagagTTTTATCAGTATGTCTCATATCCTTTTGCTGCTCTTGCGTTCGTGCACATGATCATGGCGAAGGCCATCCCGAATATcttgaaaagacaaaaacaagtaaataaataataaacagaatcaataaaatttgccAAGTATCGAAAAAATTCCAAACGACTGCGCTTGATTGCTTTTCCAGAAACACGTCAGGCATAGAGATAAAACGACACGAAAAACGTAACTATATAGATACAGTCGCTAGGCATATTGTTTGTCGTCAAACACGGTCATTTGTAGGATGCACTGTACATAGTGTAACGTTGTATTTCATACAAGCTCACAGAAAATGTTTCACAaagttaaatattaatttcGCAATTTTACACGAGGATACCTAAGCAGACTATTCATGGGTTCCGGAATGAAGAAATGAATGAAACGGTTCTATTCAGTTGCCATGCTAGCAACCACTATATAAA
Proteins encoded in this window:
- the LOC143447254 gene encoding CD9 antigen-like; translated protein: MCFSIAKYLLFAFNFCFWLAGAGVLGVGIWLQVESDTVATVEIDGVDLTVGPIVLIVAGSCMLVIGFFGCCGAIKESTCLLGTYFGLLFVVLGLEVGIGVWAFVTYDSLQEAIDTSLNNTLKADNPDFITSFQKNLKCCGATQGCQDWAGAEGSMGCYCEPDDSNDETSCIKTPLECVGTDTPENVYATPCSEAYYDFIYENLTIIGAVGLAVGLAEILGMIIAMCMCCSIKDKKKGVGV